A genomic region of Thermotoga sp. Ku-13t contains the following coding sequences:
- the pgl gene encoding 6-phosphogluconolactonase — MARTVIYLLDEGFAEFVANTVFERLRSLLSEKEKIFIVLAGGKTPIPVYETLTKLSLPWERIYFFLSDERYVPLDSEQSNFKVISGALFGKVPIPKENIHFVDTSLPLERSAEKYEREIMNITDHFDVCILGMGLDGHVASIFDVELGKSERWVVTTPATGDPHVPRISLTFSALNSAEYIFFVIGGEEKKKRLTEVLLDRPIPASYVRGKWETVWFVSER; from the coding sequence ATGGCTAGGACCGTGATCTACCTTCTGGATGAAGGATTCGCCGAGTTCGTGGCGAACACGGTTTTCGAAAGACTCAGATCTTTGCTCTCGGAAAAAGAAAAGATCTTCATCGTTCTGGCGGGTGGTAAGACTCCGATCCCTGTTTATGAAACCCTTACCAAGCTCAGTTTGCCGTGGGAGAGGATATATTTCTTTCTCAGTGATGAAAGGTACGTGCCGCTCGATTCTGAACAGAGCAATTTCAAAGTGATCAGTGGAGCACTTTTTGGGAAAGTCCCTATTCCGAAGGAGAACATCCATTTTGTCGATACGAGTTTACCTTTGGAACGATCTGCAGAGAAGTACGAAAGGGAAATAATGAACATCACCGACCACTTCGACGTGTGCATCCTCGGTATGGGACTGGACGGCCATGTTGCTTCGATCTTCGATGTGGAACTCGGCAAGAGTGAAAGATGGGTGGTCACAACCCCGGCCACGGGTGATCCTCACGTTCCAAGGATTTCGCTGACTTTCAGCGCTCTGAACAGTGCAGAGTACATTTTTTTCGTGATCGGAGGAGAAGAGAAAAAGAAAAGGCTCACCGAGGTCTTGCTCGACAGACCAATCCCAGCAAGTTACGTTCGTGGAAAATGGGAAACGGTGTGGTTCGTGTCCGAAAGGTGA
- a CDS encoding rubrerythrin family protein: MREMTKKFLEDAFAGESMAHMKYLIFADEAEQKGLKKLANLFRAIAYAEFVHARNHYRELGKIYREMPENVQQCIDGETFEINEMYPVYNTVAQFQQEKGAERSTKFAWEAEKIHAEMYKKAKQLVEKKEDYPAAKIYICSVCGHTIENEPPEKCPVCGASKNSYREFSV; this comes from the coding sequence GTGAGGGAGATGACGAAGAAGTTCCTCGAGGACGCCTTCGCGGGAGAAAGCATGGCACACATGAAGTATCTCATCTTCGCAGACGAAGCCGAACAGAAAGGGCTCAAGAAACTCGCGAACCTGTTCAGAGCCATCGCTTATGCTGAATTTGTCCATGCACGGAATCATTACAGAGAACTTGGAAAAATCTACAGGGAAATGCCTGAGAACGTGCAGCAGTGCATCGATGGCGAAACGTTCGAGATCAACGAGATGTATCCTGTTTACAACACAGTAGCACAGTTCCAGCAGGAGAAAGGTGCGGAGAGAAGCACGAAGTTCGCCTGGGAAGCTGAGAAGATCCATGCGGAGATGTACAAGAAAGCGAAGCAGCTCGTCGAAAAGAAAGAAGACTATCCAGCCGCGAAGATCTACATCTGTTCTGTCTGTGGCCACACGATCGAGAACGAACCACCCGAGAAATGCCCGGTCTGTGGGGCATCGAAGAACTCCTACAGGGAGTTTTCCGTTTGA
- a CDS encoding class II SORL domain-containing protein, giving the protein MKLADFIKSEDFKKEKHVPVIEAPEKVKKNEPVQITVTVGKEIPHPNTTEHHIRWIQVFFQPDGDPYVYEVGKYEFSAHGESVQGPNTGAVYTEPVVVSKLKLNRSGTILALSYCNIHGLWESNKKIVVEG; this is encoded by the coding sequence ATGAAACTGGCAGATTTCATCAAGAGTGAAGATTTCAAGAAAGAAAAGCACGTTCCGGTCATCGAGGCACCCGAGAAGGTAAAGAAGAACGAACCAGTCCAAATCACGGTCACCGTTGGGAAAGAGATTCCGCATCCAAACACGACGGAGCATCACATCAGATGGATCCAGGTCTTTTTCCAGCCAGATGGTGATCCCTACGTTTACGAGGTGGGAAAGTACGAGTTCAGCGCGCATGGTGAGTCCGTCCAGGGTCCGAACACAGGCGCAGTTTACACAGAACCTGTTGTGGTGAGCAAACTGAAGCTGAACAGATCTGGAACGATATTGGCGCTGTCTTATTGCAATATACACGGTCTTTGGGAAAGCAACAAGAAGATCGTCGTTGAAGGATGA
- the rd gene encoding rubredoxin has translation MKKYRCMLCGYIYDPEAGDPDSNVPPGTPFEALPDDWVCPLCGASKDQFEPVE, from the coding sequence ATGAAGAAGTATCGCTGTATGCTGTGCGGTTACATCTACGATCCAGAAGCGGGCGATCCAGATTCCAACGTGCCTCCGGGAACACCTTTCGAGGCGTTGCCGGACGATTGGGTCTGCCCGCTGTGCGGAGCTTCGAAAGATCAGTTCGAGCCGGTTGAATAA
- a CDS encoding DUF438 domain-containing protein, with the protein MEHKEKVELFKTILKKLHQGESIESLKREFGEIISRLSPFEIPAIEQELLREGEITVRDIVKMCDLHVELFRGAVSGAAREIEKLPQGHPLRNLFEENKEILKDSEALSLLASTAFSVPEGEKRNEFLSRLKELLRQMRNIGFTHYTKEEMLVFPYLERRGITAVPSVLWSKHDEIRLKIKVVLDLYETSEDEERLRKESLELSRMVADMVFRENNILYSTLLVLLSEGEWAAVSQFEEEIGFYKIDVKREWQPSQKPLLPFEIDPKVDEETYRKMPEEVRRVVGTLTPDNYVVRKENDLEFENGFLNVEELETIFRTLPMDITFIDNNDRVRFFSHGQRIFHRAATVIGRPVQFCHPPRSVHIVNKILKSFKEGRKQVAEFWINLGGRLVHIRYFPVHGRNGEYIGTLELVQDVTDIKKLEGEKRLLDWKD; encoded by the coding sequence GTGGAGCATAAAGAAAAGGTGGAACTTTTCAAGACCATTTTGAAAAAACTCCATCAGGGTGAGAGCATCGAATCTCTGAAGAGAGAGTTCGGCGAAATCATTTCCAGGCTTTCACCTTTCGAGATACCCGCGATCGAGCAGGAACTCCTCAGGGAAGGCGAGATAACGGTGAGAGACATCGTGAAGATGTGCGACCTTCACGTGGAACTGTTCAGGGGAGCAGTGAGCGGGGCAGCGAGGGAGATCGAGAAACTTCCCCAGGGTCATCCTCTGAGGAACCTGTTCGAAGAAAACAAAGAAATCCTGAAAGATTCAGAAGCGCTCTCTCTGCTGGCTTCGACTGCTTTTTCAGTTCCTGAAGGAGAAAAGAGAAACGAATTTTTGAGCAGGTTGAAGGAACTTTTGAGACAGATGAGGAACATAGGGTTCACACATTACACGAAAGAAGAGATGCTTGTATTCCCTTATCTGGAAAGAAGAGGGATCACCGCAGTGCCGAGCGTCCTCTGGTCCAAGCACGACGAGATAAGGTTAAAGATAAAAGTGGTTCTGGATCTGTACGAAACTTCAGAAGATGAAGAACGTCTGAGGAAAGAATCGCTCGAGCTGTCACGCATGGTGGCGGACATGGTCTTCAGGGAGAACAACATCCTCTATTCCACTTTGCTGGTGCTCCTTTCGGAAGGTGAGTGGGCTGCTGTGAGCCAGTTCGAAGAGGAGATCGGCTTCTACAAGATCGATGTGAAGAGAGAATGGCAACCGTCGCAGAAACCGTTGTTACCGTTCGAGATAGACCCCAAGGTGGACGAAGAAACCTACCGAAAAATGCCGGAAGAAGTCAGAAGAGTCGTCGGTACACTCACCCCAGACAACTACGTGGTCCGTAAAGAAAACGATCTCGAATTTGAAAATGGTTTTCTCAACGTTGAAGAACTCGAAACCATCTTCAGAACCCTGCCAATGGACATCACTTTCATCGATAATAACGACAGGGTCAGGTTCTTCTCACACGGCCAGAGGATATTCCACAGGGCCGCCACGGTCATAGGAAGACCCGTTCAGTTCTGCCATCCACCGAGGAGCGTGCACATCGTCAACAAGATCTTGAAATCCTTCAAAGAGGGAAGAAAGCAGGTGGCGGAGTTCTGGATAAACCTCGGTGGAAGGCTGGTTCACATAAGATACTTCCCGGTTCATGGCAGAAACGGCGAATATATAGGAACACTGGAACTCGTCCAGGACGTCACCGACATCAAAAAGCTTGAAGGTGAAAAGAGGTTGTTGGACTGGAAAGACTGA
- a CDS encoding FAD/NAD(P)-binding oxidoreductase encodes MKVVIVGNGAGGVELAKRLAKEHDLTIVEKEEIPYYVKPMMSHYVAGDVDKSQLFPYSLDWYRKNRIELLLKTEARRIDAENKILHTDAGALSFDVLVLATGARARRIPVPGAENILTLRTWQDAERLKERLEKEKELLIVGAGFIGLELAGNLAKKGYRIKVVEKTNSLLNLEKELTERIKERLESYNVEFFLGRDIERIEKDILVTDKEEIPARLILCAIGIVPEIELARESGLKVNRGVLVDKKFRTSLPNVYALGDCAEFEGIISGTAKAAMDQAKVLANILNGLSDEFDFQFRSSYFKFADLPVAILGRLEGEPRWIDEHTRAFYEDGRIVGVVVLEDINKARVWEERLRKELD; translated from the coding sequence ATGAAAGTCGTGATCGTTGGGAACGGAGCCGGTGGGGTGGAACTCGCGAAACGTCTGGCGAAAGAACACGATTTGACGATCGTTGAGAAAGAAGAAATACCTTACTACGTCAAGCCCATGATGAGCCACTACGTGGCGGGAGACGTCGATAAGTCACAGCTGTTTCCGTATTCGCTGGACTGGTACAGGAAGAACCGCATAGAGCTGCTCCTCAAGACGGAAGCGAGAAGGATCGACGCCGAAAATAAGATCCTTCACACCGACGCGGGTGCTCTGAGTTTCGATGTGCTCGTGCTTGCAACGGGCGCCAGGGCCCGAAGGATACCAGTGCCCGGCGCGGAGAACATACTCACATTGAGAACCTGGCAGGATGCAGAGAGGTTGAAAGAAAGGCTCGAAAAAGAGAAAGAACTGTTGATCGTTGGGGCGGGCTTCATCGGACTGGAACTGGCCGGGAACCTTGCGAAAAAAGGCTACAGAATCAAGGTGGTTGAGAAGACAAACTCTCTGCTTAACCTTGAGAAGGAGCTGACCGAGAGGATAAAAGAAAGGCTCGAAAGCTACAATGTTGAGTTCTTCCTCGGCAGGGACATCGAAAGGATAGAGAAAGACATCCTCGTGACGGACAAAGAAGAGATCCCCGCAAGGTTGATACTCTGCGCGATCGGTATCGTTCCAGAGATCGAGCTCGCGAGGGAAAGTGGTCTGAAAGTGAATAGAGGCGTTCTCGTCGACAAAAAATTCAGAACGTCTCTGCCGAACGTTTATGCCTTAGGAGACTGCGCCGAATTCGAGGGGATCATTTCGGGCACGGCAAAGGCGGCCATGGACCAGGCAAAGGTGCTGGCGAACATTCTGAACGGACTCTCCGACGAATTCGACTTTCAGTTCAGATCTTCCTACTTCAAATTCGCTGACCTGCCGGTGGCGATCCTTGGCCGCCTCGAAGGTGAGCCCAGGTGGATAGACGAACACACCAGAGCTTTTTATGAGGACGGTCGCATCGTCGGTGTCGTTGTTCTCGAGGATATCAACAAAGCCCGTGTGTGGGAAGAGAGGCTCAGAAAAGAATTGGACTGA
- a CDS encoding FprA family A-type flavoprotein gives MAKVWIERIFTDPEVYLLRIDDEKIKYFEASWDIPEGISYNAYLVKLNGANVLIDGWKESYSNDFLKALSNLIDPKDITHIIVNHTEPDHSGTLPGILNANKNRAKVIASNFAKKLLESFYNITNVEAVSDNQQMQIGEKTFRFVMTPWLHWPDTMVTYLDGVLFGCDVGGGYSLPSAIDDSDERTVEEYLPYVTKYIVTVIGHYKGYILEGAKKLSSLDIKALLPGHGLIWKKDPQRLLQHYVNVANGVAQKRKILVVYDSMYGFVENVMNKVLDTLREKGFNLVVYRFTDQHDSPVSEILKDVPDSRALVFGVSTYEADIHPKMRYVLYEIMDKANYEKPVLFFGVHGWAASVELTVKKILKDSKFKFVSFVETKGGKIDEEKMKQAIEALLKELE, from the coding sequence ATGGCAAAGGTTTGGATCGAAAGGATTTTCACCGATCCAGAGGTTTATCTTCTGAGGATCGACGACGAAAAAATCAAATACTTCGAGGCCAGCTGGGACATCCCAGAGGGTATCAGCTACAACGCTTATCTTGTGAAACTGAACGGTGCAAACGTTTTGATCGATGGCTGGAAAGAAAGCTACAGCAACGATTTCCTCAAAGCGCTTTCGAACCTCATCGATCCAAAGGATATCACACACATCATCGTCAACCACACCGAACCGGACCACAGTGGAACGCTTCCTGGTATCCTGAACGCGAACAAGAACAGAGCGAAGGTGATCGCTTCGAACTTCGCCAAGAAGCTTCTTGAAAGCTTTTACAACATCACTAACGTGGAAGCAGTCTCGGACAACCAGCAGATGCAAATTGGTGAAAAAACCTTCCGTTTCGTCATGACTCCCTGGTTGCACTGGCCTGACACGATGGTGACCTATCTGGACGGCGTTCTGTTCGGTTGCGACGTTGGAGGAGGTTATTCTTTACCATCAGCCATCGACGATTCGGACGAAAGAACTGTGGAGGAGTATCTTCCGTACGTGACCAAATACATCGTGACCGTGATAGGACATTACAAAGGCTACATCCTGGAGGGGGCGAAGAAATTATCGAGCCTTGACATAAAAGCTCTGTTGCCCGGCCACGGACTGATATGGAAGAAAGATCCTCAAAGACTTCTGCAACATTATGTGAACGTCGCAAACGGCGTGGCTCAAAAAAGGAAAATCCTCGTCGTTTACGATTCCATGTACGGCTTCGTCGAGAACGTGATGAACAAAGTCTTGGACACGCTGAGGGAAAAGGGATTCAATCTTGTTGTTTATAGATTCACCGATCAACATGACTCTCCCGTGAGTGAAATCTTGAAAGATGTGCCCGACAGTCGCGCGCTTGTGTTCGGTGTTTCGACCTACGAAGCCGACATCCATCCCAAGATGAGATACGTCCTCTACGAGATCATGGACAAGGCGAACTACGAAAAACCCGTGCTCTTCTTCGGCGTTCACGGCTGGGCGGCGTCCGTCGAACTCACGGTGAAAAAAATCTTGAAAGATTCGAAATTCAAGTTCGTGTCGTTCGTCGAAACGAAAGGTGGCAAAATCGATGAAGAAAAAATGAAGCAGGCGATAGAAGCACTTTTGAAGGAACTGGAGTGA
- a CDS encoding metallophosphoesterase family protein, producing MLLAFLGDVHANLEALTAVLEDIEKRNVDEIYCLGDLVGYGPDPEEVVREFEKRSIKSIMGNYDDAVGYSKSSCGCSYSPGRETEVGDISLNWTIEHTSEEVKKFLRSLPKRLSFEVENVKFLLVHGSPLNELLEYIKPDTSANRLREIVQAVSEDVIVMGHTHLPMVKYAFGKLFVNPGSVGRPKDADPRASYMIARVEKGVVQFELVRVVYDVKKTIEKIVSRDLPIELATVLALGQSFNMGHGKVDFSLNL from the coding sequence ATGCTCCTCGCTTTTCTGGGAGACGTTCACGCCAACTTAGAGGCGTTGACGGCTGTTCTCGAAGACATCGAAAAAAGGAACGTGGACGAAATCTACTGCCTTGGGGACCTTGTGGGGTACGGTCCCGATCCCGAAGAGGTGGTTAGAGAATTTGAAAAAAGAAGTATCAAAAGCATCATGGGAAACTACGACGATGCGGTCGGCTATTCCAAAAGCAGCTGTGGTTGCAGTTACTCTCCAGGAAGAGAAACAGAAGTTGGAGACATCTCGCTGAACTGGACCATAGAACATACTTCCGAAGAGGTGAAAAAGTTTCTGCGATCCCTCCCGAAAAGACTTTCTTTCGAAGTGGAAAACGTGAAGTTTCTTCTGGTCCATGGAAGTCCCCTGAACGAGCTGCTCGAATACATCAAACCGGATACATCTGCAAACAGGTTGAGAGAGATCGTTCAGGCCGTTTCAGAAGATGTCATCGTGATGGGACACACCCATCTTCCCATGGTGAAGTACGCCTTTGGAAAACTGTTCGTGAATCCGGGAAGTGTGGGACGGCCGAAAGATGCAGATCCGAGGGCTTCTTACATGATCGCGCGCGTGGAAAAAGGTGTGGTACAGTTCGAACTGGTGAGGGTCGTTTACGATGTGAAAAAGACGATCGAGAAGATCGTGAGCCGTGATCTTCCGATAGAACTCGCAACGGTGCTGGCCCTGGGTCAGAGTTTCAACATGGGCCATGGAAAGGTCGATTTTTCTCTGAATCTGTGA
- a CDS encoding GGDEF domain-containing protein: MKNILKKFAIIAVCTAIFIALFFVARKNYLLYHSIIEFFAIFTGLSISLVSFATRGFNQNRIFMKFGIVYLFVPIVDFLHTLAYKGMDVFRNWTANQPTQFWIVGRSLEVLGFFLILFFPKITERVLFFLFSSLTTLLISAVWLGFFPDCFIEGSGLTVFKIAMEYVIVSVLLLVLIKCIKSRDASISAFRRSIVLAIIFTILGELSFTLYVDVYGFFNFLGHVFRFVSYLVILNGVIVNSLKDPIQSLLIELNREKEHLEKVARRDTLTDLFNRAYFNEWIQRQVDHASLCKVPLSFIMIDVDDFKKINDSFGHLTGDKVLRTVARCIASSIRSSDFPARYGGDEFIVVLHDVSEKQAEQIAQRIREKVVASKELGLNVDISYGVAELEPGVDYLKALHKADEAMYRMKKSKTAFPEIQTEKP, from the coding sequence TTGAAAAATATCCTTAAAAAGTTTGCAATCATCGCTGTTTGTACGGCGATCTTCATTGCTTTGTTTTTTGTCGCCCGGAAGAACTATCTGCTGTACCATTCGATCATAGAGTTCTTTGCGATATTCACGGGCTTATCGATCAGTCTGGTTTCGTTTGCAACACGCGGGTTCAACCAGAACAGGATCTTCATGAAGTTTGGGATCGTTTATCTCTTCGTTCCGATCGTTGACTTTCTCCACACGCTCGCGTACAAGGGAATGGATGTTTTTCGGAACTGGACTGCGAACCAACCCACCCAGTTCTGGATAGTAGGCAGATCGCTCGAGGTACTGGGATTTTTTCTCATCCTGTTCTTTCCGAAAATCACCGAGCGAGTGCTGTTCTTTCTGTTTAGTTCATTAACGACTCTCTTGATTTCTGCAGTCTGGCTCGGATTCTTTCCAGATTGTTTCATCGAAGGTTCTGGTCTCACAGTTTTCAAGATAGCCATGGAATACGTCATTGTTTCTGTCCTTCTGCTCGTACTGATCAAGTGCATAAAAAGCAGGGATGCTTCGATTTCTGCGTTTCGAAGGTCAATCGTATTGGCGATCATCTTCACAATCCTCGGCGAGCTTTCCTTCACGCTGTATGTGGATGTTTATGGCTTTTTCAACTTTCTCGGACACGTGTTCAGGTTCGTCTCTTATCTGGTGATTTTGAACGGTGTCATTGTAAATTCGTTGAAAGATCCCATTCAATCTCTGCTCATAGAGCTCAACAGGGAAAAGGAACATCTCGAGAAAGTGGCGCGCCGTGACACTCTCACGGACCTTTTCAACAGGGCATACTTCAACGAGTGGATTCAGAGACAGGTCGATCATGCCTCACTCTGTAAGGTCCCACTGTCTTTCATCATGATCGATGTTGACGATTTCAAAAAGATCAACGATTCTTTTGGGCATCTCACTGGTGACAAGGTGCTCAGGACCGTCGCCAGGTGCATCGCCAGTTCGATTCGTTCTTCCGATTTTCCCGCACGTTACGGCGGTGATGAGTTCATCGTCGTGCTTCACGATGTCAGCGAAAAGCAGGCTGAACAGATCGCTCAGAGAATAAGAGAAAAAGTCGTAGCTTCGAAAGAACTTGGGTTGAACGTGGACATCAGCTACGGCGTGGCTGAACTTGAGCCAGGGGTCGATTATTTGAAAGCCCTTCATAAGGCCGACGAGGCGATGTACAGAATGAAAAAATCGAAAACGGCGTTTCCAGAGATTCAGACAGAAAAACCGTAG
- a CDS encoding radical SAM protein — protein sequence MNVQQFDWRNFNYSSFDVVGVSTDTPRFPFAKQIALRARQHGIVVVLGGPHAPAEYDTILREGICDYVILKEGEHTFLRLIESLERKEIHPHLDGLAYLVDGEIFVKPAKFVSNLDELPFPDRSNLKFYRTKFCGRPATSVVTSRGCPYDCEFCSASQFMGKKIRERSVENVLEELKLIKKMGYGSVIFFDDDFTLNTKRTIRLCEEMLKHGLCLYWWAFARADQLFKREDLLEAMSRAGCRMLFVGFESAQDETLKEYKKGLSSSIAFDVARLLKKYRIDLFASFVLGALSDTKETIMKTIKFAKKLGAEIVQFSILTPYPGTRLYERLKNKILTRDFSLFDGTHLVFEHPKFSPSQLRNLLFKAYYHVYSIPRLIFKRGVPFLIKILKNRQESAYGFSV from the coding sequence ATGAACGTTCAACAATTTGATTGGCGAAACTTCAACTATTCGAGCTTCGACGTGGTGGGCGTATCGACGGACACTCCGAGATTCCCCTTTGCCAAACAGATCGCGTTGAGGGCAAGACAGCACGGGATTGTCGTTGTACTCGGAGGTCCACACGCTCCGGCAGAATACGATACTATACTTAGAGAAGGAATCTGCGATTATGTGATCCTCAAAGAGGGAGAACACACCTTTCTTCGATTGATCGAGTCGCTCGAACGCAAAGAAATTCATCCCCATTTGGATGGCCTCGCCTATCTGGTTGATGGTGAGATATTTGTAAAGCCTGCAAAGTTCGTATCAAATCTCGACGAGCTTCCCTTCCCGGACAGAAGCAATCTGAAGTTCTACAGGACCAAGTTCTGTGGTCGACCTGCAACGAGCGTCGTCACATCGCGAGGTTGTCCCTACGATTGTGAATTTTGCAGTGCCTCGCAGTTCATGGGTAAAAAGATCAGGGAGAGAAGCGTGGAAAACGTGTTGGAAGAATTGAAACTCATCAAGAAAATGGGATATGGTTCAGTAATATTCTTCGATGACGATTTCACGCTCAACACGAAAAGAACGATCAGGCTGTGTGAAGAAATGCTGAAACACGGTTTGTGCCTGTACTGGTGGGCGTTTGCAAGGGCGGATCAACTGTTCAAAAGAGAAGATTTACTCGAAGCGATGTCAAGAGCTGGCTGCAGAATGCTCTTTGTCGGATTTGAGAGCGCGCAGGATGAGACATTGAAGGAATATAAAAAAGGGCTTTCGAGCTCGATCGCTTTCGATGTCGCGCGACTTTTGAAAAAGTACAGGATCGATCTGTTCGCAAGTTTCGTTCTGGGCGCTTTGAGCGACACGAAGGAAACTATCATGAAGACCATCAAGTTTGCGAAAAAACTGGGAGCAGAGATAGTGCAGTTCTCGATCCTGACCCCCTATCCTGGAACGAGATTGTACGAAAGGCTGAAAAATAAGATTCTCACGAGAGACTTTTCACTGTTCGACGGAACGCACCTCGTCTTTGAGCATCCAAAGTTTTCCCCATCCCAGTTGAGAAATCTGCTTTTCAAAGCTTACTACCACGTTTACTCAATACCGAGACTGATTTTTAAACGTGGTGTTCCCTTCTTGATAAAAATTCTGAAGAACCGCCAGGAGTCGGCCTACGGTTTTTCTGTCTGA
- a CDS encoding redoxin domain-containing protein has protein sequence MKKLVEFSLTDDNDRSFTNQNLLGDYWVMYFYPKAGTSGCTMEAQQFNELFDEFDGHIVAVSPDSTQVLASFRKKYGLKFILLSDPKQELAEKLGIVKDGKLIRSTFIIDPWGRIRKEWIGVRIDGHAQEVLEAYRKIKEEDFSINPSILQRRAFRGLRTDPVEDEKLLKLFEAAHLAPSCANKQPWRFLVVRTKENLEKLHEALSGGNYWMKYAPAITIVYTKDELDCQLSDDRKYAWFDTGLAVGFLLIQATQMGLVAHPVAGYDPIKVKESFGIDGSIVTLIAIGKWGKFDQLSEKHLEAENSPRNRVPLSQVVQLV, from the coding sequence ATGAAAAAGTTGGTGGAATTTTCCCTCACGGATGACAACGATCGTTCCTTTACCAACCAGAACCTCCTTGGAGACTACTGGGTGATGTATTTCTATCCGAAAGCCGGAACTTCCGGCTGCACTATGGAAGCGCAGCAGTTCAACGAGCTCTTCGATGAGTTCGACGGACACATCGTGGCAGTTTCTCCAGATTCCACCCAGGTACTGGCCTCTTTCAGAAAAAAGTACGGATTAAAATTCATCCTGCTCTCCGATCCGAAGCAAGAGCTGGCGGAAAAACTCGGAATCGTGAAGGATGGAAAGCTGATCCGCTCGACGTTCATCATCGATCCATGGGGAAGGATCAGAAAAGAATGGATCGGTGTGAGAATCGACGGTCACGCACAAGAGGTTCTCGAAGCTTACAGGAAGATCAAAGAAGAGGATTTTTCGATCAATCCATCGATCCTTCAGAGAAGGGCCTTTCGAGGTTTGAGAACTGATCCTGTCGAAGATGAAAAACTTCTCAAGCTCTTCGAAGCTGCGCATCTCGCTCCATCGTGCGCGAACAAACAGCCCTGGAGGTTTCTGGTGGTGAGAACGAAGGAGAATCTCGAAAAACTCCACGAAGCGTTGTCCGGGGGTAATTACTGGATGAAGTACGCACCAGCGATAACGATCGTTTACACGAAGGACGAACTCGATTGTCAGCTGAGCGATGACAGAAAATATGCCTGGTTCGACACGGGTCTGGCCGTTGGCTTTCTTCTAATTCAGGCGACGCAGATGGGCCTGGTGGCACACCCCGTGGCTGGCTACGACCCCATCAAGGTGAAGGAATCGTTCGGCATAGATGGAAGCATCGTGACGCTGATCGCCATCGGGAAATGGGGAAAGTTCGACCAGCTGAGCGAAAAGCATCTCGAAGCTGAAAACAGCCCGAGGAACAGAGTGCCGCTCTCACAGGTGGTGCAGCTTGTGTGA
- a CDS encoding thiamine pyrophosphate-dependent enzyme — translation MFRPEDYDIPNADIAWCPGCGNFGIIRALKMALAQLNLPPQKVVIVSGIGQAAKMPQYVKAHMFNGLHGRSLPAAVAIKMVNPELVVIAESGDGCTYGEGGNHFIHTIRRNPDITNIVHNNQIYGLTKGQASPTTPRGQITTLQIDGVHVDPFNPIAVAVAMDASFVARTFSGYLDLTVEIFKQAIQHRGYALVDVFQPCVSFNKVNTYEWYRQNTYILPDSYNPTDRELAFKVATETDKFALGIIYKNPNKPIFEEQLVPYRNDKTPVALRGLEV, via the coding sequence ATGTTCAGACCAGAAGATTACGACATTCCAAATGCAGACATCGCGTGGTGCCCCGGTTGTGGAAATTTCGGCATCATACGCGCGTTGAAGATGGCTCTCGCCCAGCTGAATCTGCCGCCACAGAAAGTCGTCATCGTCTCTGGAATAGGGCAGGCAGCGAAGATGCCACAGTACGTGAAAGCACATATGTTCAATGGACTACATGGAAGGTCCTTACCGGCGGCCGTTGCGATAAAGATGGTCAATCCTGAGCTGGTCGTGATCGCGGAAAGCGGTGATGGTTGCACGTATGGTGAGGGAGGAAACCACTTCATTCACACGATCAGGAGGAATCCCGATATAACCAACATCGTGCATAACAACCAGATATACGGCCTCACCAAGGGTCAGGCGTCTCCCACCACACCGAGGGGACAGATCACCACACTCCAGATCGATGGCGTGCACGTCGATCCTTTCAATCCCATAGCTGTTGCCGTGGCCATGGACGCATCCTTCGTAGCGCGCACCTTTTCGGGCTACCTTGATCTGACGGTGGAAATCTTCAAGCAGGCGATCCAGCACAGAGGTTATGCGCTGGTGGACGTGTTTCAGCCTTGCGTTTCCTTCAACAAGGTGAACACTTACGAGTGGTACAGGCAGAACACCTACATTCTCCCGGACAGTTACAATCCCACGGACAGAGAGCTAGCATTCAAAGTTGCGACTGAAACTGACAAATTCGCGCTCGGTATCATTTACAAAAATCCGAACAAACCGATCTTCGAAGAACAGTTGGTTCCCTACAGGAACGACAAAACTCCCGTTGCCCTGAGGGGGTTGGAGGTATGA